A window of Seriola aureovittata isolate HTS-2021-v1 ecotype China chromosome 17, ASM2101889v1, whole genome shotgun sequence genomic DNA:
cagGTCAATTAGTCTGACAGTTTAAATACTTCAACCATTCACCAACACATGAATCTATTCTTCAGGGAAAACAGACAGTGGCTGCTAGACAGACTGaggtgtcacttcctgtgtttaaCTGCTCCACCTGAATCTgacttaaaattaatttattgaaataatgatttcattaattattaatgaacTGAACTTGACGTTTGACCTCTTTATTAACCTCATGTATCCTGATGATTCAGTCACATAAAGGCCTGTTGTCTTGATGTTTATGAAGTCGGCTTGTGTGTGTCCATCACTTTCCTCCACTGACATGTGCCCCGTTTTCCTCCAGGTGTACGAACAGCTGTATGACACTCTGGACATTGTTGGAGGACCAGAGGTACGAGCGCAGGCCACAGCCAAGGTATGAATAACTACAGTCCTGTACTCCAGACACTGTGAAGGAGGGAGATCTCAGACTGTGTGGGGGGGTCTTCCACAGATCTGAGGGTGTGGTGATCAGTCAATATGcactcagccaatcagtgtGGCTCATTGTTGTCCGGTGCAGAAAGACAATGTGAACACAGTAAATCACAGGAGGTGTGACCTTCTCCAGTCAATGAGACGGAAACAGATAAAggacatattcatatttttactgACATACTGTTTGTCTGAGGTGGTCCGTCCACCTGTAACTCCACCTGGTCTAACTCACACCACTTAATATACTTCTGCAAAAGACAAGGACTGTGGgttttctcctccatcacctccacagGGAGCACATTCTCTTTTAATGGTCGGGATGATTATTGTTCATGTGAACACACCACTCTTCTTtagacagattttaaaaatgtgaaccagcagagagagacgtTGCACCACAAACAGACCTGgtctcttatttatttatttttcaagacAAGATCAACCTTTTTGGGAAGACCTGGTCTCTTCTCAGTGAAACCTATAGACACGACTTCCACCAAAATATCAACAACTGTCTTTGTGCTGCCTCATGGAGAACCTGGTTCTCTGCACCAGGCTccaaaaaacagacagtgacCATGTGAACCTCAAGGTTTCAGTCCTGAACACATAAATACAGGAAACAATTGTGTTTGGACTAGCAGTAGCTCTGAGGGTTTAGCATACCAACCTGCTGCTAGAGCTGTGCAGACATGATAACAGGCTTCATTCTGTTCAAACCATTTTACAGTGCACAGCTGAGCTTTGTGTGATTAATTCATCACCAGTGATCTTCTGTTTCCCTCCTGACCAGGCCACGGTGGCAGCCTTTGCAGCCAGCGAGGGCCACGCCCACCCGAGAGTGGTGGAGCTGCCCAAGACAGAAGAGGGTCTGGGCTTTAACATCATGGGAGGCAAAGAGCAGAACTCCCCCATCTACATCTCCAGAGTGATCCCCGGGGGGGTGGCAGACCGCCAAGGAGGACTGAAGAGAGGAGACCAGTTGCTGTCAGTCAATGGCGTGGTAAGAAGCTCAGGTCCATGATCCACTACTGAGAGGAGCTGTACTCTGTTAGTGACACACTGAAATATGTCTGGCATGTTACATGCGTCGTACATATGTCTTCATACAGGTGAATATCCACACTCTGACATTCAAATACTGAAGGTTCTAGATGATTCATGTTAATGATTAAGGGAAAATATACAGAACTGATCAGCAGCTCCACAACCTCCTCTGGTTGACAGTGTCAGGTGTGTTGGAGCCGTGACCTCAGTCAGCAGTAACCTGCTCCTCCGTGTCTGCAGAGACTCAGAGCTGGACCAGCGGccagagagcagctccagctggTGTGAGCTGCAGATGTTGGGACAGTTCCAGTCTCTGTTATGTGTAGAAGACAATGTTGAAGTAACACCTGGCAGTTGACTGGTTGACTTCAatgaagagacacagacaaCTCTGATGTCCATTCACTGACTTTGCTTACAAGCACTTCAGGATCTGAGGGATACAACCCCACTCTCAATAAAACTATTCAATGTAAACGAAAACCATAATCAAAGGAAACTAAAAATAcgaactgtaaataaatatggcCAACGTTTTAATTTTAACCAGgatcaaaaatatttattatttattataaatgatatAAAGACACTACTGAAAAGATGAATTAATACACATAGATAATCATTCTGTTAGTCAACATAATTACCTTCTCTCTCAGAAAGGATCtccatttatatatttatatttccagattttcatttaacagtcacacactcaaCTGGGGAAATACAAGCCTAGTCTGTCTTGTTCCCTTGGTAATAAACTTTATATGGTTGTATTGTTACCTTGGTAACCTagcaataaatataaaacaaaaaataacatcataaaaatataaaactgacacaaatatGTACACTTCACAATGAacaaataaagattaaattacTGACATAATTAAATTCTATATCACAAGACTGTGCTATTACATCAGGctcaaattatgttttcaatGTAACATGCTAGAGacacattatatatacagtCCAGTCCATGCAGCCCTTCAGGGCAGAGCTGTTAATCATTGTTCAGTATAAATGTTTATTGTCTTATCTACAGTGGAGATACTTTAGCATGATGTCTTGTGGTCTAAATGTTCGGTTGAGTTATTCAcagaaatgagaggaagaagCTAAAACAGCTCCAAACAAGTGCATCAGTCAGGGGTGTGtgacaggaccaggaccagctGTGACTCAGGAAGATTGGTGGTTTGGTTGCCAGCTCCTGACCAGGCttctggagctgcagcagctgtgttgtgtGAATGGAGGAGTGAGAAGCAGATTTTAAAGCTGTGTATAATTGCACACATTTACCAAGTTCAAACAGAGTCATTTCATGTGTCTTAGGTGGACTGTCTGAATCATTCAAGGTGGATTGAGATTAGACTGAACCACCTCTGGAGGAGGTTTTAGACTCATCTTGTCCAGATGTTGAAATGTATGACAGCATTCAGCCTGTCTGTCAGAAAGGCTATCCAGATACCAGACACTTGAAATCACAAAGACCACATTTATGTTGGTCTGTTCTCAGAACAGTCAGCTGTTAGTGATTGGTCATTTCGAAAGTCAATCAAAAGATGTTTTCCTGATTTAAATGCAACTTTTGAATAAGAGAGAAAGCCAGACTTTAACTGAACACAAACCTGTAGAGCTGAGCTTCAGCTGACTGTGGGTGTGTTCATCAGTGAGAAGAACCAGTGTAGTGATGGGCCCCTCTTAGCATGTGATCTCAGACTCTTGTTGTGTGTTGGTGTCCTGCAGAGTGTCGAGGGGGAGCACCATGAGAAGGCCGTGGAGCTGCTGAAGGCCGCCCAGGGTTCAGTCAAACTGGTGGTCCGGTACACCCCGAAGGtcctggaggagatggaggctCGCTTTGAGAAGATGAGGAGCGCCCGGAGACGACAGCAGCACACCAGCTACTCGTGAGACTGCTCATTAGTTTGCACCCAGTCACCTGTTCATATATGTACAGCAGGTCCCACATCCATACTACGGACTAACTCTGTCCAGTATGTTCTACATCCTCATGATCATAAGCGTATTTGCAAAGAATTAACATACATTTCAGGTAATACACGGACTGTAGATAAGTACCTTACGCAACCCCACATCAGATAACCTGAACTATGACTTTAAAGTGGTGTGATTGCAGTTATATGTGCTGATGTATTGAAAaccctcccagcatgcactggggcAACAGATTGATGGACATAAGCCAGACTTTGATTACTGTTAAACATCAGACAACTGACAATGATGATACTGGTGCATGGTGACATTGTACTCAACAGACATACAAGAAACTTTTGAATGATCAGAAATCTGTGAAATGAAACTTTTCTTAAAGCATTAGTTAGTGTTAGCTAAAACTTATCAGTGCTTAGTAGTGCTAAAGCACTAGTGCATTTAAAGTTACATGAAAAGAAGCATTTTACCAGATACAGATCACATGTTAATCAGTGGGGGAAATGGGTCCTAAATTACCAGCTGCTGGGAATCTGTGTTAGTCCTATAACACACATTAGTCCAGTGACTGCAGACTTTGATAATGAATGGATGCTCTCCTCATGGCATCTCTGGCATTTTAAAGCAGGCAATACACTAACCTTCTTCATCACATTGTCACCTTCTGACACAAATATCACCAACAACAGGACCAGGTCAAAACCTATGGCTGTActgtgtgtggtcagtgtgtCACATTGAGGACagagttgaaaactgttgtacTGATGGAAACAACTGCATGCGAACACCCTCTGATCATGTGACAGAAGCcagttcattttgaaagagtaaCGGCCAATGGGTAAACCCCAACACTCAGTCAGGCAGTCAGTCAGGATCAGTGTGATGACGCATGTACACTGTTGTGACCATGTCTCTTGGTAGTTTTCATTGTGGACTCTGACAGCAGGATTCGgtgtctctcctcctgcaggtctCTGGAGTCCAGGGGCTAGCTGATCCAATGCCTGCGTCCACCTCATTGTCCAACCCTCCTGactcctctgttcctctgggAGGAAGACTGTAGACGAGAAGCAAAAAACCAAAGTAGCCTACCAAGACCTGTTACCTGAGATTCTCCATGAAGCTGCGGTTTAgattctctccctcctctccctgtctcttaGAGAACGCTGAGTGAGCTTGTTGTCATGCCTGTAATACACCGTCCCAGTGTGAAGTCATCCTCAGCATCCTGTTGTATAAGGGCAACACAATGATCCCTTCAGTGTGTGTCTTAACTAGAAGCCAgtgttgttttactgtgtggACACTGGAGTCCTTAACAGTGTCTGCAGTTAGACCTCAGTAGCAGAGGAAACCTACAGCCTTCACCATCATTAACTCCATCAGACGTCCCAGCTAGAGGGCTAACCATTAGCATCATGAAGACCTCCCCTGGAACCAGTATCATGTTAGTCAAAGACTTGTTTTGTATTCTTTAATTTGTGACCTGTAATCGTTTAGTTACATAATTATTCATCAAATAAAGTCTGACTGTGTAAACTGAATActgcctcccccctcccatACACACAGCTGAAGTTTGCTTTCTCATAAACAAGGAAAGATCTGTGTTAACATTTATAATAACACAGTAGCCATGACAACAAGAGTCTAAAgaactttttttatgcctccacgccaGCGACAGTCAGACCTGGAGGcatattttttcttgttgttcttacatccatcccattctcgtggatatgatatctcagtaacgccttaatgaaacttcttcaaatttggcacaaacattcactaggactcaaggatgaacatatttgattttggtggctaaagatcaaaggtcaaggtcacagtgacttcacaaaacatgattttggacTTGTGAAATCAATATCTCAACAATTCCTCAAAAGAActtcatatttggcacaaatatcCACTTggagagggaatttcattactcacaaaacatgtttttggccataactcacaaattcatacactaattataattagacaatttaactcaaatgtctataaggataaaatgaagtgatgacattttatatccaaatgatCAACTCTATCTATTAATTAGTAATTATTAATTACTTATTTGTTGGCTGATCAACCACAGATTTATTCAGGAGAAGAAATCCTATAATCACAATATCAGCTGATTGAAATgtagatagatactttatccCCTATGGGAAATTCATGagtccattagctcattgttgataataataaaaagttaataataaataaacaataataataataattaaattagtccacttcctttggctgaggtgttgtatagcctgatggcagtgggaacaaaggatctcctgaacagTGAGATGAAACGTTTGAGTTCTTGTCGCTCCaatcactgaaggccatcgtcagatccctgtactcctcttcctccccgttcctgatacgcgccacaatagctgtgtcatccgagtatttctggatgtggcaggactcaggAACGGAgcagaacagtcccctgtggagccccagtgctgctcatcactgtccctgagacacagttacccagcctggttgcagcctgcctcagtacacagggcttgtaggaaggctgaagaaaaaacagattatgatctgatctgccaacttatttacatgaaaaaaatagaaagaaaataaagaaaacacaaaagaaaacactaaagTGTAATCAAGCAGTTGAATTGCATAAGTATATTTGATATTTCCAGAAGATCTGTAGTGTCTGAATATCTGGTTAATctcttcagtgtttgtgtccacaGCGCAAAGACAGTTTTACATAAGAAAAATAGAAAGGGTAATagagtatgtatgtgtgtgtgttttcatgtcacctcagttttttttctccaggtcattatacaaacaaaaacaagtcttatttcagtttttcttgtattttgtttgaCTGTTCCTGCCAATCAGTGatgagaaaaggaaaagtgagataggtgaagaaaggaggaggaaaatgaaagaaaatagggCCCTTTACTACAATTTTCAGTCAGTAGCCTATTATCCAACAGGTAAACATCACCTGGTTAAACAGgagtcagtgtcagtgcagTGTTTTACAGACCTACTCAGTGTAGCAGTTTATTAGCTCCTCCCAGAGGAACTGGATAAATGAATCAAActgaactgtgtttatttaaaaaaaaaaaaaaaaaaaaagtaactgaCTCTAACTGTGGTCCACAGTCCAGAACAGCAGGCGGCGGTAACGACCTTAACGCTGGTTGTCACCCGCcactaaagaagaagaagaaggaggaggaagcggAAGTACCTGAACGAGGAGGCGAGTTTAAAAGAGAAACGGATGATTTCCATTAAACGCTGTGATAACAAAAACGTCTCCATTATCcgcagagagagagcgagagagagggtggTTTCTGACCggacaggtgacacacaggtaATGTTGTGATACCTGTGCTTTAGTgtggagcagagacacagacgaTGTGACCGGGTGTCAGTTTATGATTCCTCCGTTAGTTTCCAGCACATTTCTTAAATGTTGGCGGCTTCCAAACGCCAATGACAAACGGTCTCCTTGGAAAGAGTAGAGTTTTATCgttgtaaaatgtatttcattgttGTAAATACCTCAATAGTGGGGCAGATAGGCAAAACagttgtgcattttatgactacaGCATGAAAGCTTCATCTTATAATCTATAAACCCCAAGGGTTTATTTCAGACATGGAGGCAATTTGTATTTTACCTCTGGTAACATTGAGTGGTCAATGACCTCAGAATTGCCTTTTTCCACTTTTTGCCCCATTTCTCCATTATAATCATGTATATCTTAAAGATATGCGTATTTGTTGCTATGGCCATGTAACATAATGTTGCTTAGAGAACCATATTTGCCAAGGAACTGCAGAACCCATCGTTTCCAGGTATTAAGGTAGCTATAGCTTGTTAAAGACACTGACAACTTCTGCTTTATGTTCTATGGAATTACACGACGAGCTAGCACATTAGCGAACATGATAATCAGAAACTAACATGCTAGTTTGGTCTGGACTAGGGTCCTTGCTCCAGGGAGCTATGCCCTGTCCCAGAGGCCACATCTGAAATGCCTCcatgtctgaaaataaacttcatggTTTATAGAAGACATGACTCACTGAATTGTTGGTTTTGATGTAATCTGGATTGTGATTGGCTCAGCATGACAAATGGTAGATGTGGACTTTCTGAGGATAAAGATATGAACATTGAATTGTGAGTAATAGTAAAGATGTAAAAGtaaagatggagggaagaaggaaaagaaCAGTGACAATATCAAGTAAACGCCACAACAAGATGTTGAGGAAAGACACTGCTGCTACGTGGACTTCGTGGGCCTGAGGAAGGCTGAAGTAGTCTGCTATTGTGCTGGTGTTGCTGGGAAAGTAGAGACGTTTACAGATGTATACAGTGATATAATGATGTGGCTTTATGGTCACTCTAAAGCCCGTGGAGAAGTAAATTAGTTCTTAGAAGGTTGAACCAACTCTGAACTGGCACTGGGGTTGCGTTGGTTGAAAGGGGGTATCAGCAGAAACCTTTGACTCACGACCATGTCAGTATTTACTCAGTAGAAACCATAGTCTGttaataaagatggatgtagcctttgtgacgtcacccacaggtttttgATGAGCGgatttgaagctcagagtgagctgctgtaCCGTTGACATCTTGACAGtgaaaaatggacaaagaggtgggCGTATGTGGAGCTTAGACTTCAGTGCACACCTGTCACTCGGAGAGGCCACACTCAATTATATATAGCTTTGAGCCTTAATagaatgtaaacaggtgagttatataacagttgtcatgaaggaggaaattagctctagagaccaaaactgtttttgtaccaggctgtaaacatgtttacttctgtggtaaagttggacattttaacatgggagtctttggggattgactcactgttggagcaaGACtttagtggtcattagaggacCTGCAGATTTTGGTATGGATTTTGGTGGATTCTAGTTAGCCTCGGTCAGTacgtatttatttatttataattgttttttttaaatatatttactttatatGTCCTCTCTTTGATATTTAGATGAACTTAAATGTTGataatgtagtgtgtgtgtggctctgtggtGCTGTGATCCTACAGCATCTGATAAAAGGTGTTTGTGTTAATTATATTCAGCTGTGATGGTAATGGTTCTTTCAGCAGAGACCCATTACTTTATAAttaacaaatgtaaatgttctttAAGGAGCattgcattaaaaacatgtctcatttctgtttttt
This region includes:
- the lin7b gene encoding protein lin-7 homolog B; translated protein: MMSSYYHPAKDADMAAMTEPLCLERDVCRVIELLDRLQRSGELPPPKLQALQRVLQSKFCAAIREVYEQLYDTLDIVGGPEVRAQATAKATVAAFAASEGHAHPRVVELPKTEEGLGFNIMGGKEQNSPIYISRVIPGGVADRQGGLKRGDQLLSVNGVSVEGEHHEKAVELLKAAQGSVKLVVRYTPKVLEEMEARFEKMRSARRRQQHTSYSSLESRG